In one window of Methanoculleus chikugoensis DNA:
- a CDS encoding TrkH family potassium uptake protein — protein MPAAHSQFAIIAPELGLIFLFIALVSCSPFLVALWYGEGSLLLPMASAPAGFSIIGVWLAGVPKVEGEARLSVALSAVALIWLAAALIGALPYTFGLNLPYTDSVFEAMSGWTGTGFSLLPSVDATPKAILFWRSLTQWMGGLGIVAFTIALAGRSGLTRFRLYRSEGRSETLVPGVVTTAIEMWRIYLVLTALGIGLVLLSGIPLWDAVNIVMTAISTGGFSVHSAGILYYDSPLLEMLVVPIMIAGALPFKLYFLLYYKKRFQFFSDRQAILLFALILAGCAVITLDLATVSALPPAEALRQGIFMTVSGITCTGFQNTDPKTWYGSTVMVLAALMFIGGSAGSTAGGIKLGRVILGLEMLRWWFRRLHTGWRTITPLRHDGRPILEHLPEYEVSKSMLVVVLFVLMVAIATLLLLHLAPQDGFDSADIIFEVVSASSSVGLSTGFVNPGLSPAAKWLFVIVMWAGRLEIVPVLALVFGAARRRRPAGPGPGRRRPPTSRRQLF, from the coding sequence GTGCCGGCGGCACACAGCCAGTTCGCGATCATAGCTCCCGAACTCGGGCTCATATTCCTCTTCATCGCGCTGGTGTCGTGCTCCCCGTTCCTGGTCGCCCTCTGGTACGGCGAAGGCAGCCTCCTTCTCCCTATGGCCTCGGCACCGGCGGGGTTCAGCATCATCGGGGTCTGGCTTGCCGGCGTCCCGAAGGTTGAGGGAGAGGCGCGCCTCTCCGTCGCGCTCTCGGCGGTCGCGCTGATCTGGCTCGCCGCCGCCCTGATCGGCGCGCTGCCGTACACGTTCGGCCTCAACCTCCCCTATACCGACAGCGTCTTCGAAGCGATGTCGGGCTGGACGGGCACGGGGTTCTCCCTCCTCCCGTCGGTCGACGCCACGCCGAAGGCGATCCTCTTCTGGCGGTCGCTGACCCAGTGGATGGGCGGGCTCGGGATCGTCGCGTTCACCATCGCTCTCGCGGGCAGATCGGGCCTGACCCGGTTCCGGCTCTACCGCTCGGAAGGGCGGTCAGAGACGCTCGTGCCGGGCGTCGTGACCACGGCCATCGAGATGTGGCGGATATACCTGGTGCTCACCGCCCTCGGCATCGGGCTCGTCCTCCTCTCGGGCATCCCCCTCTGGGACGCCGTAAACATCGTCATGACGGCGATATCGACCGGCGGGTTCTCGGTGCATTCGGCCGGCATCCTCTACTACGACAGCCCGCTGCTCGAGATGCTCGTCGTCCCGATCATGATCGCCGGGGCGCTGCCGTTCAAACTCTACTTCCTGCTCTACTACAAAAAGAGGTTCCAGTTCTTCTCCGACCGCCAGGCGATCCTCCTCTTCGCGCTCATCCTTGCCGGGTGCGCCGTCATCACCCTCGACCTCGCAACCGTCTCGGCCCTTCCCCCCGCCGAGGCGCTCCGGCAGGGCATCTTCATGACCGTGAGCGGCATCACCTGCACCGGGTTCCAGAACACCGACCCTAAAACCTGGTACGGCTCGACGGTGATGGTTCTCGCCGCGCTGATGTTCATCGGCGGATCGGCCGGGAGCACCGCCGGCGGCATCAAACTCGGCCGGGTCATCCTCGGCCTCGAGATGCTCCGATGGTGGTTTCGGCGGCTTCATACCGGCTGGCGGACAATCACCCCGCTCCGGCACGACGGGCGGCCGATCCTCGAACACCTCCCGGAGTACGAGGTCTCGAAGAGCATGCTCGTCGTCGTGCTCTTCGTCCTGATGGTCGCAATCGCCACTCTCCTCCTGCTCCACCTCGCGCCGCAGGACGGGTTCGACTCCGCCGACATCATCTTCGAGGTCGTCTCCGCCTCATCCAGCGTCGGGCTCAGCACCGGGTTTGTGAACCCCGGGCTCTCCCCCGCAGCGAAATGGCTCTTCGTCATCGTGATGTGGGCAGGAAGGCTCGAGATCGTGCCGGTCCTCGCCCTGGTCTTCGGGGCGGCGCGGAGACGCCGGCCCGCTGGCCCCGGGCCGGGCCGCAGACGGCCGCCCACATCGCGAAGACAGCTATTTTAA
- a CDS encoding PAS domain-containing protein: protein MENLQDVLPADLLEILQDAAPALDCRSRERLAAGIEALLDENRGLAARAARAELERDALLAAVGRQGFVYDADGGVITAGPGEEDRIARALLGRQDVSLRYPGGEPVLPGDLPGCRALRGERLASCRYTVHDPGGEDLHVVVSASPVVTDGAVSGAAVTWQDVTGEERTRRRLAEANTLLAGLFENLGDIVGIQLPDRTILRYNRASYEMLGMTPEEVEGRKCYNLIGRAAPCSVCATESAIASKKREVVEKFVPELGRYLECRSSPILDEMGEVAFIVEQLYDVTDRRRAEDELRESEATARALLNAPSEIIVLLDRDGRLIEINETTTRRFARSREDLIDRNIFQLFPPDEAAAYAARLRDVVASGRPARFEDAWKGRLYDVVLYPAADERGNVIRVAAIARDVTGKKRGEDALRKRTHDLNERVKELSILYEISRIIERRSETSLDEVFLEIIRVLSTGWQYPEDTVARITVHGHRFATERFAETPWRQASPIVVLGETVGMVEIYYLHERPERDEGPFLAEERALLDTVARRLGSMIERFQAWDSLEKSESQFREIMQQSFDMIYTCYHEGGIAYISPAVTRILGYAPDEIIGRRCRDFVVPSSLPAWEEGRAKISCGEPVEGLEIEFRRKDGSVTYLELNESPIIRDLSVIGVHVVGRDITDRKQNERLRQRAFEQIERNIEQFAILGDHIRQPLQVILGMTELIDDGGATGRIREQVDRINGYITALDRGWIESRQVREFLRRHELA from the coding sequence ATGGAGAACCTGCAAGATGTATTACCGGCGGATCTTCTGGAGATACTGCAGGATGCCGCTCCAGCCCTCGATTGCCGGTCGCGGGAGAGGCTGGCGGCGGGGATCGAGGCCCTGCTCGATGAAAACCGCGGCCTTGCCGCCCGTGCCGCCCGCGCAGAACTGGAGCGCGATGCACTTCTTGCCGCCGTCGGCAGGCAGGGTTTCGTCTACGACGCCGACGGAGGGGTGATCACGGCGGGCCCGGGCGAGGAGGATCGGATTGCCCGGGCGCTCCTCGGGAGGCAGGACGTATCGCTCAGGTACCCCGGCGGCGAACCGGTTCTGCCCGGCGACCTCCCCGGGTGCCGGGCGCTCAGGGGAGAGAGGCTCGCGTCCTGCCGGTACACCGTCCACGACCCCGGCGGGGAGGATCTTCACGTCGTCGTATCCGCCTCGCCGGTTGTCACGGACGGGGCCGTCTCCGGCGCCGCCGTCACCTGGCAGGACGTCACCGGAGAGGAGCGGACACGCCGCCGCCTCGCGGAGGCGAACACCCTGCTCGCGGGGCTCTTTGAGAACCTCGGCGACATCGTCGGCATCCAGCTCCCGGACAGGACGATCCTGCGCTACAACCGCGCCAGCTACGAGATGCTCGGGATGACGCCGGAGGAGGTGGAGGGGCGGAAGTGCTACAACCTCATCGGGAGAGCAGCGCCCTGTTCGGTCTGCGCGACGGAGTCTGCAATCGCGAGCAAGAAGCGGGAGGTCGTGGAGAAGTTCGTGCCCGAACTCGGGAGGTACCTGGAGTGCCGCTCAAGCCCGATCCTCGACGAGATGGGCGAGGTGGCGTTCATCGTCGAGCAGCTCTACGACGTCACCGACCGGAGGCGTGCCGAGGACGAACTCCGGGAGAGCGAGGCGACGGCTCGGGCGCTCCTTAACGCCCCGAGCGAGATCATCGTTCTCCTCGATAGGGATGGCCGGCTCATCGAGATCAACGAGACGACGACACGGCGATTTGCGCGCAGCCGGGAGGATCTCATCGACCGGAACATATTCCAACTCTTCCCGCCGGATGAGGCGGCGGCGTACGCGGCCCGCCTCAGGGATGTCGTCGCGTCGGGCCGACCTGCACGGTTCGAGGATGCATGGAAGGGGCGGCTGTACGACGTCGTCCTCTACCCGGCCGCCGACGAGCGGGGCAACGTCATCCGGGTTGCGGCGATTGCGCGGGACGTCACCGGGAAGAAGCGGGGGGAGGACGCCCTGCGGAAGCGGACGCACGACCTGAACGAGCGGGTGAAGGAGCTCTCGATCCTGTACGAGATATCACGGATCATCGAACGGCGATCGGAGACCTCACTCGATGAGGTCTTTCTCGAAATCATCCGGGTTCTCTCCACCGGCTGGCAGTATCCGGAGGATACCGTTGCGAGGATCACGGTGCACGGGCATCGGTTTGCAACGGAACGCTTCGCGGAGACGCCCTGGCGGCAGGCATCACCTATCGTCGTCCTCGGGGAGACGGTCGGGATGGTGGAGATCTATTACCTTCACGAGAGGCCCGAGAGGGACGAAGGCCCGTTCCTTGCCGAAGAGCGGGCGCTGCTCGATACCGTCGCCAGGCGGCTCGGAAGCATGATAGAGCGATTCCAGGCCTGGGACTCCCTCGAGAAGAGCGAATCACAGTTCCGGGAGATCATGCAACAGAGTTTCGACATGATCTACACCTGCTACCACGAGGGCGGGATCGCCTACATCTCCCCGGCGGTGACCCGCATCCTCGGCTACGCTCCCGATGAGATCATCGGCAGGAGGTGCCGGGACTTCGTCGTCCCCTCGTCGCTCCCCGCCTGGGAGGAGGGGCGAGCGAAGATCTCCTGTGGCGAGCCGGTCGAAGGGCTCGAGATCGAGTTCCGCCGCAAAGACGGGTCGGTGACCTACCTCGAACTGAACGAGTCGCCGATCATCCGCGACCTCTCGGTGATCGGGGTTCACGTGGTCGGCAGGGACATCACCGACCGGAAGCAGAACGAGCGCCTCCGGCAGCGCGCGTTCGAACAGATCGAGCGGAACATCGAGCAGTTCGCGATCCTCGGCGACCATATCCGCCAACCGCTCCAGGTGATCCTGGGCATGACCGAGCTGATCGATGATGGGGGGGCTACGGGGAGGATCCGGGAGCAGGTCGACCGGATCAACGGCTACATCACGGCCCTTGACCGGGGCTGGATCGAGTCGAGGCAGGTCCGGGAGTTTCTGCGGCGGCACGAACTGGCGTGA
- a CDS encoding type I restriction-modification system subunit M, with protein sequence MAIKKSELYSSLWSSCDELRGGMDASQYKDYILTLLFVKYVSDKYAGKEDAVIEVPEGGSFTDMVRLKGDKEIGDKINKIIGRLAEVNGLKGVIDQANFNDEDKLGRGKEMQDRLSKLVAIFDGLDLRANRAEGDDLLGDAYEYLMRHFATESGKSKGQFYTPAEVSRVIAKVIGIGPETRQDQTLYDPACGSGSLLLKASDEAPRGITIYGQEMDNATWALSRMNMILHGHPGAEIWRGNTLADPHFKNPDGSLKKFDFAVANPPFSSKAWTNGLDPENDEFKRFEYGVPPAKNGDYAFLLHLITSLKSTGKGAIILPHGVLFRGNKEADIRRNLVRHGLIAGIIGLPPNLFYGTGIPACIIVVDKENASSRTGIFMIDASRGFEKDGNKNRLRSQDIRKIVDVFNNRIELPRYSRMVPIAEIASGANDYNLNIPRYIDSSEPEDLHDLDAHLSGGIPVRDVDALEHYWSVFPTLRDALFRSNGRPGYLEPRVEPAQVKATILAHPEFSAYAARVAAVFDEWRTAHEPRLWALDAGAKPREVVRALSEDMLVRFAGLPLLDKYDAYQCLMDYWAGGMQDDVDLVAAEGWVAGAKPRGIIEDKERKIKETPDLVIGRRKYKMDLIPPALIVHRYFAAEEAAIDDLAARQEAAARELEEFVEEHTGEEVLLEDVVNEKGNVTRKAVNDRLKEIGRAAEFAEEREALTRCLELIEAEARAGKAVKEARAALDERVLARYATLAVDEIRTLVVEDKWFASIRAAVEDEVERLTQRLAGRVKELDERYARPLPELEREVEAFGKKVEAHLKRMGLVW encoded by the coding sequence ATGGCAATCAAAAAATCCGAACTCTATAGCTCGCTCTGGAGCAGCTGCGACGAGCTCCGCGGGGGCATGGATGCTTCACAATACAAGGATTACATCCTCACGCTGCTCTTCGTGAAATACGTCTCTGACAAATACGCGGGGAAGGAGGACGCGGTCATCGAGGTTCCCGAAGGGGGAAGTTTCACTGATATGGTGAGGCTGAAGGGCGACAAGGAGATCGGGGATAAGATCAACAAGATCATCGGCAGGCTCGCAGAGGTGAACGGGCTCAAGGGGGTCATCGACCAGGCTAACTTCAACGACGAGGATAAACTCGGGCGGGGCAAGGAGATGCAGGACCGGCTCTCCAAGCTGGTGGCGATCTTCGACGGCCTGGACCTCCGGGCAAACCGCGCCGAGGGCGACGACCTGCTCGGTGATGCCTACGAGTACCTGATGCGGCATTTCGCCACCGAGTCGGGCAAGAGCAAAGGGCAGTTCTACACCCCGGCCGAGGTCTCCCGGGTCATTGCGAAGGTGATCGGTATCGGCCCCGAGACGCGCCAGGACCAGACCCTCTACGACCCTGCCTGCGGGTCGGGGTCTCTCCTCCTCAAGGCAAGCGACGAGGCCCCGCGGGGGATCACGATCTACGGCCAGGAGATGGACAACGCCACCTGGGCGCTGTCGCGGATGAATATGATCCTCCACGGCCACCCCGGGGCGGAGATCTGGCGCGGCAATACCCTTGCCGACCCGCACTTCAAGAACCCCGACGGGAGCCTGAAGAAGTTCGACTTCGCGGTCGCAAATCCCCCATTCTCCTCCAAAGCCTGGACGAACGGGCTCGACCCGGAGAACGACGAGTTCAAACGCTTCGAGTATGGCGTCCCGCCGGCGAAGAACGGCGATTATGCGTTTCTCCTCCACCTGATCACGTCGCTCAAGAGCACCGGGAAGGGCGCGATCATCCTCCCGCACGGGGTGCTCTTCCGCGGCAACAAGGAGGCCGATATCCGGCGGAATCTCGTCCGGCACGGGTTAATTGCGGGCATCATCGGCCTGCCCCCGAACCTCTTTTACGGGACGGGTATCCCGGCCTGCATCATCGTCGTCGACAAGGAGAACGCCTCTTCCCGGACGGGTATCTTCATGATCGATGCATCAAGAGGGTTCGAGAAGGACGGGAACAAGAACCGGCTCCGGTCGCAGGATATCAGGAAGATTGTGGACGTCTTCAACAACCGGATCGAGTTGCCCCGCTACTCCCGCATGGTTCCCATCGCGGAGATCGCGAGCGGTGCGAACGATTACAACCTGAACATCCCGCGCTACATCGATTCGAGCGAGCCCGAGGACCTCCACGATCTCGACGCCCACTTAAGCGGCGGCATCCCGGTGCGGGACGTCGACGCCCTGGAGCACTACTGGTCGGTCTTCCCGACGCTCCGGGATGCGTTGTTCCGGTCGAACGGCCGCCCCGGGTACCTGGAGCCGAGGGTCGAGCCCGCGCAGGTGAAGGCGACCATCCTCGCTCACCCGGAGTTTTCGGCCTACGCGGCCCGCGTCGCCGCCGTCTTCGATGAGTGGCGGACGGCGCACGAGCCGCGTCTTTGGGCGCTCGATGCCGGCGCAAAACCACGGGAGGTCGTTCGTGCGCTCTCGGAGGATATGCTCGTGCGGTTCGCCGGCCTGCCGCTGCTGGATAAGTACGACGCCTACCAGTGCCTGATGGATTACTGGGCCGGGGGGATGCAGGACGACGTCGATCTCGTCGCCGCCGAGGGATGGGTCGCGGGGGCGAAGCCCCGCGGGATCATCGAGGATAAGGAGAGGAAGATCAAGGAGACGCCCGATCTCGTCATCGGCCGGCGGAAGTATAAGATGGACCTGATCCCGCCGGCCCTGATCGTTCACCGCTACTTCGCCGCCGAGGAGGCGGCCATCGACGACCTCGCGGCCCGGCAGGAGGCGGCCGCCCGCGAGCTCGAGGAGTTCGTCGAGGAGCATACCGGGGAGGAGGTCCTGCTCGAGGACGTGGTGAACGAGAAGGGGAACGTCACCAGAAAGGCAGTGAACGACCGGTTGAAGGAGATCGGCAGAGCTGCGGAGTTTGCCGAGGAGCGCGAGGCCCTCACGCGGTGCCTGGAGTTGATCGAGGCCGAGGCCCGGGCTGGCAAAGCGGTGAAGGAGGCACGGGCGGCGCTCGATGAGCGGGTGCTGGCCCGCTACGCGACCCTTGCTGTGGACGAGATCAGGACGCTCGTGGTGGAGGATAAGTGGTTTGCTTCGATCCGGGCTGCCGTCGAGGACGAGGTTGAGCGGCTGACGCAGCGGCTCGCCGGCCGGGTGAAGGAACTGGACGAGCGGTATGCCCGCCCGCTGCCGGAGCTGGAGCGGGAGGTGGAGGCGTTCGGTAAGAAGGTCGAGGCGCACCTGAAGAGGATGGGGTTGGTGTGGTGA
- a CDS encoding DUF1016 N-terminal domain-containing protein: protein MRGGSDVAPDDFAGLLVDVKERILSARTRAVLAVNAELVRLYWEVGRIIHERQRSEGWGAAVIPRLSSALKNELPEVKGFSERNIKRMLAFYREYPELGGGGIVPRAVAQTAGVLSAPSRLISSPFCRRLGSSTVIGRGAVPGGGRG from the coding sequence ATGAGAGGCGGATCGGATGTTGCCCCGGACGATTTTGCCGGCCTGCTCGTCGACGTGAAGGAGCGGATCCTCTCGGCACGGACCAGGGCGGTCCTGGCGGTCAACGCCGAGCTCGTCCGGCTCTACTGGGAGGTTGGCCGGATCATTCACGAGCGGCAGCGTTCGGAGGGATGGGGGGCTGCGGTCATCCCGCGCCTCTCTTCGGCGCTGAAGAACGAGCTGCCGGAGGTGAAGGGCTTTTCGGAGCGAAATATCAAGCGGATGCTCGCCTTCTACCGCGAGTACCCGGAGCTCGGCGGGGGTGGAATTGTGCCACGGGCGGTGGCACAAACGGCGGGGGTGTTATCTGCGCCCTCCCGGCTCATCTCAAGTCCGTTCTGCCGGCGGTTGGGGAGTTCGACCGTGATTGGCAGAGGTGCCGTGCCGGGAGGAGGTAGGGGATGA
- a CDS encoding restriction endonuclease subunit S, with protein MTDRQAGVEDVPPGYKRTDLGVIPDEWETKRLGNIAAIRNQKVVPSSVDPDTPCVQLEHIGQGNGRLLECTTARCSTSSNYRFFAGNVLFGRLRSYLRKFWHADRDGICTTEIWPLVADAAQVDSAFLFAIVQSDRFVEAASISYGTHMPRTDWDIMQNFEICLPPLHEQRAIVTALSDVDGLIGALDALIEKKRAIKQAAMQQLLTGKKRLPGFAGEWETKQLGDHATLIRNGTTYVASLRDGVPITRIETISSGFVDFSKVGYAKYSKVVESYKLQPGDILYSHINSIDHIGKVALVSDVQELYHGMNLLMIRSGNNTNSKWLFYVLNSDFSRNWARSIAKQAVSQASINTKEIKTFSIPTPPLPEQTAIAAVLSDMDAEIAALERRREKAKQIKQGMMQQLLTGRIRLPSVGGVSTQ; from the coding sequence ATGACCGACCGGCAGGCAGGGGTGGAGGACGTGCCGCCGGGGTATAAGCGGACGGATTTGGGGGTGATACCGGATGAGTGGGAAACGAAACGGTTGGGAAATATCGCAGCAATTCGCAATCAGAAAGTAGTACCTTCGAGTGTGGATCCAGATACACCGTGTGTACAACTTGAGCATATCGGCCAAGGCAATGGGCGGTTGCTAGAGTGTACCACAGCACGATGCTCGACATCATCCAATTATCGATTTTTTGCTGGGAATGTCTTGTTCGGACGGCTGCGTTCATATCTTCGCAAGTTCTGGCATGCAGATCGTGATGGCATCTGTACTACCGAGATCTGGCCTTTGGTGGCTGATGCGGCGCAGGTAGATAGTGCTTTCCTGTTCGCCATCGTCCAAAGCGATCGGTTCGTTGAGGCGGCGAGCATCTCCTATGGGACACACATGCCGCGTACAGATTGGGATATTATGCAAAACTTTGAGATCTGTCTACCTCCCCTGCATGAACAACGCGCCATTGTCACCGCCCTCTCCGATGTGGACGGGCTCATCGGGGCGCTGGATGCGCTCATCGAAAAGAAGCGGGCCATCAAGCAGGCCGCCATGCAGCAGCTCCTCACGGGGAAGAAGAGGCTGCCGGGGTTTGCAGGCGAGTGGGAGACAAAGCAACTTGGGGATCACGCAACTCTGATCCGCAACGGAACGACATACGTCGCCTCTTTGCGTGATGGAGTACCTATCACAAGAATAGAGACTATATCAAGTGGGTTTGTGGATTTTTCCAAAGTTGGCTATGCTAAATACAGCAAGGTAGTTGAGAGTTACAAATTACAACCGGGCGACATTCTATATAGTCATATCAACAGTATTGATCATATAGGGAAAGTTGCTCTAGTTAGCGATGTTCAGGAGTTATATCATGGAATGAACTTGCTAATGATACGCTCTGGTAATAATACTAATTCAAAATGGCTATTCTATGTTCTAAACTCCGATTTTTCCCGGAATTGGGCACGTTCTATTGCTAAACAAGCCGTCAGTCAGGCCAGCATTAATACGAAGGAAATTAAAACTTTTTCCATTCCAACCCCTCCTCTTCCCGAGCAAACCGCTATCGCCGCCGTCCTCTCCGACATGGACGCCGAGATCGCCGCCCTCGAACGCCGCCGGGAGAAGGCAAAGCAGATCAAGCAGGGCATGATGCAGCAGCTCCTCACCGGGCGCATCCGATTGCCATCAGTAGGCGGGGTGAGCACACAATGA
- a CDS encoding DUF4209 domain-containing protein has product MSAERCPADLGITHQDFADCGWKEVLAQTERDGYWSMWQAFHAAAQRATADGQQSDAKVLWLLGDACSMMLSPKSINEPFKPATVMREGRSAIPEDLLDSDITFLSEIVDSIDDPWLKARLADLVWIRKRPRDVRYALVAIDSYRSIPLDTETWVSDGRECWERAIGLAHMLKAGSKDRLREMENAVIRAFETATCRDGFLALWLADLLFDNGLGRDKQSIIAQKLESLAREFDDEGDFRRAREFFKASAKWFKAAGDTPKSIEMTVAVAESFVKEAEARIAAEKPSHMAAASFYEDAIQTYRTIPRSERPAHRVDERLKELQLRLNESGKMALDEMRVISIPGIDLSQCIEDARNSVHGKSTIEALEAFADLEPYSKAKELRRQVNERLRKYPLQAIIPGIVMGRDGRVIAKRPWMNLSDISSEENKAVICAEMIHDHGIMVEMVVRGRILPALEVLQLEHRLREPDFIYLASRSPIVPPGRERLFGMALFSGYDNDFVTTLHLLVPQIEHMVRYHLKSAGVKTTTLDNRGIETENGLSTLIELPECEKIFGEDLTFEIKALFCDACGPNLRNELAHGLLDDKACQTVYAVYAWWLGLKLVFNTFWNAARKIDEVGEEEGEA; this is encoded by the coding sequence ATGAGCGCTGAGCGTTGCCCCGCAGACCTTGGGATCACGCACCAAGACTTCGCGGATTGTGGCTGGAAAGAGGTCTTGGCCCAGACAGAGCGAGACGGTTATTGGTCTATGTGGCAGGCCTTTCATGCCGCTGCACAACGGGCAACGGCAGATGGGCAGCAATCCGACGCAAAGGTGCTCTGGCTGTTGGGCGACGCTTGCTCGATGATGCTGTCTCCTAAAAGCATCAACGAACCCTTCAAGCCCGCTACGGTAATGAGGGAGGGACGGTCGGCAATCCCCGAGGACTTGTTGGATTCCGACATAACATTCCTTTCTGAAATAGTGGATAGTATTGACGATCCGTGGTTGAAAGCGCGTCTGGCGGACCTTGTCTGGATCAGAAAACGACCACGCGATGTCAGGTATGCTCTGGTGGCAATCGATAGTTATCGCTCGATCCCATTGGATACCGAGACATGGGTGTCCGATGGTCGAGAGTGCTGGGAGCGTGCCATAGGCTTGGCTCACATGCTCAAAGCGGGGTCCAAAGACCGCTTGAGAGAGATGGAAAACGCCGTTATCAGGGCATTCGAAACGGCAACATGTCGGGATGGCTTTCTCGCCCTCTGGCTGGCAGACCTGCTCTTCGATAATGGACTCGGTCGGGACAAACAATCAATTATCGCGCAGAAACTCGAGTCCTTGGCACGCGAGTTCGATGACGAGGGTGATTTCCGCCGCGCCCGCGAATTCTTTAAGGCTTCAGCAAAGTGGTTTAAGGCAGCCGGCGATACCCCAAAGTCAATTGAAATGACGGTTGCCGTGGCGGAAAGTTTTGTCAAGGAAGCTGAAGCTAGAATTGCAGCTGAGAAACCAAGCCATATGGCTGCCGCGAGCTTCTACGAGGATGCGATCCAGACCTACCGCACAATTCCCCGCTCTGAACGCCCTGCTCACCGGGTAGATGAGCGTCTCAAAGAGCTTCAATTACGTCTCAACGAATCGGGAAAGATGGCGCTGGATGAGATGCGTGTCATAAGCATCCCCGGTATAGATCTCAGTCAGTGTATTGAAGACGCTAGGAATTCAGTGCATGGCAAGAGCACTATAGAGGCCCTCGAGGCGTTCGCCGATCTAGAACCATATTCAAAAGCCAAAGAACTTCGCCGACAAGTAAACGAGAGACTTCGGAAGTACCCTCTTCAGGCTATCATCCCGGGGATCGTGATGGGTCGTGATGGTCGCGTTATAGCCAAACGGCCATGGATGAATCTTAGCGATATATCTTCCGAAGAAAATAAGGCCGTCATCTGTGCCGAGATGATCCACGATCACGGTATCATGGTCGAAATGGTCGTTCGGGGCCGTATCTTGCCTGCACTTGAAGTTCTACAATTAGAGCACCGCTTACGTGAACCAGACTTCATTTATCTTGCCAGTCGTTCGCCGATCGTACCCCCAGGCCGCGAACGTCTCTTTGGAATGGCTCTGTTTTCCGGTTACGACAACGACTTCGTGACGACGCTCCACCTCCTGGTACCGCAGATCGAGCATATGGTCAGGTATCATTTAAAATCCGCCGGTGTCAAGACCACAACCCTGGATAATAGAGGCATTGAGACAGAAAATGGCCTGAGCACACTGATAGAGCTGCCAGAATGCGAAAAGATATTTGGCGAGGATCTGACGTTTGAGATAAAAGCGCTATTCTGTGACGCTTGCGGGCCGAACCTCCGTAATGAGCTCGCACACGGCCTTCTCGACGACAAAGCCTGTCAAACCGTTTATGCGGTGTATGCCTGGTGGCTTGGTCTCAAACTTGTGTTTAACACATTCTGGAACGCTGCACGTAAGATCGATGAAGTCGGTGAGGAAGAGGGGGAGGCATGA